attgtatttatattttatcagTCAGAGGTGGGGGAAGAGGCCTTTCAGGTCACAGGGACTTCCAGAATCATGTCAAATACATAGGAATTTCTGCACCACAACAAAGACAAAGGAATTAAAACAGCTACTAATTCTCAAATACAGATTGCTTTCACAAacagtataaaacatttatctGGATAACATTTATTTGGATAATATTAGTGGAGAGCATagccctccactaatattggcacccttggtaaatatgaaaaaaaactgGCTTGAAGTTAAttgaagaaaatagaaataaaaaataaatgtgaaataaatcaaaatattattttttttcaaaacattcttATGAGTAAAATCTAAATGGAGCATATTCCCATTTATATTTAACGTTTTTTTGCATACCTGCGTGATTAGGAACATGTAAGTTGCAAGTCATGAGCCCCTGTTTCACTGGTTCATGGATTTGAAGTGACACACAGGCCAATTTCCCATTGTCATCCATCATTATGGGAAAGACCTGAGAATACAATTATGTAGTGCAACAAAAGGATGTTGAGCTTCCACTATCAGGGCAATAATTCCGAAGTTAAAAGCAACTGCAGAGAACTGGAGTTAACAATTGGTCTGGAAGAGGACCTGACCCTAGTTAGTATCTGTGGCATTATGGAATACATCACATACCAGTAGATATTAAGTCAAAAcctgactgcctctgccaggaagcttaaactgggctgtggttggatcttccagcaggacaatgatccaaagcacacctcaaaatcattataaaaatggttcactgaccacagaatcaaagTTTTGCCATGTCCACCAGGGTATGACACCAGGGTATGTAGAATTCTGATCCATAATGGAAGATTCAGTTACTGGGCGATTCAAATGGCTCAGTCAGTGacgagaaagaaaataaaaaacgtgtCTTCTGTGCATTTTATCTGAAAATCCAGAAACAATGTCACTTTCCAGGAAGAGCAACAAGCACAGTTATGGATGAGGAATGGAAAAGGTATGAATGTTGTTTCACTGACCACCTGCacatatctctctctttctctgtgtctctctttccatcatatctctctttctctgtgtctctctttccatcAATGGAAAAGGTATGAATGTTGTTTCACTGACTACCTGCacatatctctctctttctctgtgtctctctttccatcatatctctctctttttctctatatctctctctctgcatatCTTTCTCTCGctccatatctctctctttctctgtatctctctatcTACCCatatatccctctctctccatgtctcacTCTCCATATCCTTCTCTTTTTCCATATCATCAGTCTCATTACGGATGTCCTGTAGATGCCTGTGTGCCCACATAATCACAGAACATAATCTGTAATCAGACATCAAACTGGGTCATTTTCATAATTCACTGTGTGTTAGAACTGAGAACATGAGTGAACATAAATACAGGAAATCATTTGTATTACTTACAGCTAAATATTTCACAGAAGAACAAAGCATTATGTTTCACTGATTCCTTGATGCCAAACTATGGTTCCAGTGAATCTACCCAACTATACAATCAGAGATACCTTCAGTACACCTCCTTTCTCTCAAGTGGAAAATATTTTGGACATTTGTATGACAGCCCCTTTTTGGAGTAACGTAATGAAAGTTGCCATTTAATGCTTTTAGACACATGTATTTGCCTCCTGTAAGACCCTATAATCTGAGAACTGTACGTTGCGCAGGCATATTAACATTTCAcaattaagtcatttagcagacactccgGAGAGACTTATTGTTAGTGCGCTCGTCTTAAGGTCAGagctaaaaacacatttctctttCTGGTTAGACTGAGGTGTCATATTTAAGAGGTAGAGTTCAGCTGTTTATTTCATAAGGACCAGCTCTGCTGTCCTCGAGATGATGCCATGGCAACATCTTGCTCTTACTGAACTCTTCTAGTGTGTTCTAAATTAGTGTGTCTATGTTCAGAAATgcacttaaaaacaaacattgtttaaCATAGTGTTTCATGTCAAATTGGACAAAGGGGACTCTGGTACTTCAAAAGTCACGATGAGTCATTTCATACATGGTAATGTGCAGTCATTAATCCTATACGACAAAGCACATGGAGCAAATCACCAACAGGGGAGGTTCCCTTGAATACCAGTTCCATAGACTGCTGGTGGTCCCTCTTTGTAGTAGTAGTGAAAGGCCCTCTAGAAACTGTGTTATTGTAGAGTACAGTGTTTCAGAACAAAATCAGAAGGGTAGTTTTGAGATATTCACTAaatttttctatttaaatttGATACGTTTAATGAATAGTATGACAATAAAAGGTTGTCTGAGGCATGTATCAGTCTAAAATGGCTGCTTTTGTCATTACTTAAGATTTTTTTAAAGCCGGTTAAACATCCTCCCCTCCAAATGCAGGTTCTATGTTTGAAATGCCCGGGATGAGATTGCAAAACTATTTTCTGATCCCGCTTGCATGGATTTGCCTGTGTATAAAGACCCATTAATCCTGAGTGTCTTTATTACCCTAGTAAGAGAGGCTAAGCACACGAAAAGTACTTTGGAAGCACCAACACATTGAatcacaaaataatgtaattaaattaaatagacATAATTGCTTGAAATAGTTATTTGCttaaaattactatttaaattatAGTTATGTAAATATGTTTCTCCATCAGGTTAGtaatattttaaaaagccattgTCCAAGTTATTATGGAATGATATGCAGTCTCATTCAGTATGCCCTGAAATGGATCAGTCATGTTGCTTTGAACAGGTCTGTAGGATCTTTCTTGTGTTTAAAGACGATaagtattaaaataataaaactgaaaCTCTTAAAagtctatttaaaaatgtattaaaatcaaCATCTAACTCGTATAACTACTGAATTCTTCCTTCAGAATATCGAGTGGATCTGTCTGTCCCTCAGCCATTTCTGCAGTTACCAACCTTGCAGTAATCTTTCTGAGACAAATAACAGGACAGATATTATTGGAGTCGACGTTGGCTGCATTGAGCTACACTCACATCCTCATTATATTAGTGTAGTGGCCTCACTCACATGCTGTTAGTAACAGGGACCCGGGGGTTAAAAGCTTACTcacaatttcattatttttcagttctCCAGTGCAGAGTTCCAAGTTAAGCCCATTATATTTCCTGTGAACAATGGCTGAGATGGAATCCCCAGATCTCTGAGGATAGCGTGTTTTGTCCATGTGAGTAGTCCATGGGCAGACCCTCAGCACCACAAAAGCTTGTTCCCAGAATGCCTCAAATTGCAACTAAGGAGAAAAAGATCAGCCATGCTCATAACATTACTGAGAACTATGACTAAGCAAGTCTCACATAGCCTGTACTTCAGTGTATTATACCTATAAGACCACTACTAAAACACCACTAATTAATATGGTAGTTTTATTTGATTGGCTGTTCTTTATAGCACTGATAGCGATTTGAAGTAAATGTGAACTACATTACATTCAAACTTCCACGTTTGTTCTAAGAAGGCCATTGCTCAGTTTCAtctttcaaaatgaaaatgagcATTAAAGATGAGCTTCTGTACTCTGGTCTCACTGTGAGAGTACATTTATCAGAACAGTGATTATCAAGCTAATTTTTCTTGCAGCAGAACATTCATAGTAATGTCCTCCTTCCATTATATTGTTCATTATGTTCATAAGACTGCCAGCATTTTAAAGAGCAAACATTATTAATCTTGCCTATTGTTATCAGACAACACTTCTGAAATGTATAGCGAAACTCAACTTCTTGTGCTTCCTCCCTGAACTCATTTCATAAGGAACATCAGTCAAGCTTAATGGCTTCTGTGAAGTCTGAGCCCATTGGAAAGATGAAAAAATCCAACCTAATGGACTTTTAGTTTATTGGCCATTAATTCACACGGTGCACTCTAAAGAAATGATTCTTtggctgtttctttttttggttCCAGGTCGAACTAGTTTGGGTTCCAGGTAGATTCATTGTTTTACATGGAACCCGAAAGGATTCCATCTGAAATCAAGAGGTACCACCAGGaaccaaaaaacatttcttgcCTGAAACAAAACACGAATTCTCCTCCAGGGGACAGCCAAAGCACCCTTCTGAAACTGTTGATCTGAGATTGTCCTTTTTGAGAACTCAAATGAGACCCTAATTATTGAACCTTTGTAAGCTAACTAATTCTCAACTTTTTAGCCATTTAGCAGAATGTCTCTGGGATTCTTCCAACCTTTCTGTTACTAGTCAGATGTTCTAAATGCTGTCAGCCAACCCACTGTTTGTTCTGGCAGAAGTCTTGAAAAGAGTTATGTAGAGTCCAGGAGCCGGACATGATCTGCTCAGAGATGACATTTTAGAATTCAAAGGTTTGGAGTGGAGTTTGTAGTTTGTCTTACAAGTGAGACAAGTGTAACACCTACTGGTAGGTCAAAGTACTGCACTTTTTGTGATGACAGTCAcacttaaaacaataaaatgttaattatagCTTGGCGGCATAGTGATCTTAAGACAATAATTATTGTATTCATGCCTTACTAGGCGTGCAGCTTTCGGATGGTAATTTCTTTAGATTAAATATGATACAAATTAATTTATagtttccatgaaaacatttcaTAGCTTACATTTTTGCTTTTGCTTCACTTGTTTTGACCATTTGTATTACCAGATTAATTGCCTACTATCTTTTTGTACTAACTTATGCATAACAAACTAAAATATGTAATGAAGTGGTAACTATTGCAGCTTTGGGACTTTCTTTGGCTCTTGATAGACTcactgaaaatacaaaatggtGCCCTACAGATTAACTGGTACCTTTAGCAAAGatgagcaatgaaggctatGAAAAATCTTATTGTTGTTTATCGGCTTGATTTTGCACTCAAACTAAGTGAGAAATCTAATCTTTAACTGGGGTAAAAGTGcttaaagaaaatacaaaattattaaacaagaAAACCTTCCCAACTAAGTTAAATGCTGATTTGTCCCTTTTCCTGACAACACACAAGTGTATCATGGAAAATGTGGTCACAGAAAGATCTGACTTCCATTTTAAGGCTGACTAATGGGCCATGTGTCAACATGAAATATCCCACTAACATCACAACAGCAACCGGTAAATACCTTCAACACTCAAAAAAAAACGTTGCTCAGGAAACTCACCGAGCTGCTGGCTGTCTCTCACCTCCTTCAAACAAACACTGTTTTTGGTCTTTAGTGGGACTGCAACAGGATCAGGTTGGCCATTCACAAGCCACCAGTCCCTGGAATCCATCTTAGACGGAGAACACATCAGTTATGTCCGGTTCATTGGATCGCCGCTTGGATCACTTAGCAAGACAAACATGTCTAACGAGGCGAACAATTGGATTGCCACTTAACCGTCTGATTTCTTTGAGTGACTCGTTTTCGCTGATGCAGGCATAAACTACTGGCCCTTATTCTGAGACCCCTCTGCTCCAGGGGTATAAAACCAGAGAGGACCTGATGTTCTGCCTCGACCAATTCACCCCAGGGCAACTCAGCAACCCCTTTCCAGAAAGCTTCTACACCACCATCAACTCTACAGGTAAGAGCATTGTTTCACCGGGGGTTTAGGTACAGCTGGGCCACCACAGCAGATCTCAGGGCTCTAGATGCTATACGAATCAGAGGAAGAATCAGGATTcgttgttttctttaaacaaatgtatttcagacCGTAATTACCAAGTGAACCGACGACACTGATATTAAAAAGCCCTCTTTACATTGGAAATGTTCTTGTACTGACTGCGGgccatgtgtgtgagagaactTACGGAGATCATAACATTGGCTTGTTCATTTAGAATGTTCCGAATAATTGTAGCACAAACAACAGGACACGGCTACACACGTCTATAGTGTGAATACTATAAACACTGGTTTCGTTGTGTTTCCCTCCTCCAGTCCATCATTGCCATGGCCTCATGGCTCCAAGCTACGTCTCTCCTGGTGCTACTGAGCCTCTCCCCCGGGGCCAACAGCGCAGCAGCCCAGCACCTGTGTGGCTCTCACCTGGTGGACGCCCTCTACCTGGTGTGTGGAGAGAAGGGATTCTTCTACAATCCCAAGAGAGATGTGGATTCCTTAATAGGTAAGCCGTGCGTGGCAAACGCACGCGTTCACGTGACATTCTGAACAAACACGCGGTCGCAACAGAGAGCAATGTTGGGAAACCAACTCATAATCGGAAGACTTTCACCTGAATGTCAGGATGGCGATGAAGCAcggatggggggggggcggcattCCCCACATTACGCTGATCCATGTTGAGAGGCTTCAAAATCCCCTTTCTCCTTCATCCAGGTTTTCTCTCTCCAAAATCGGCCCAGGAGAACGAGGTCGCCGAGAACCCCTTCAAAGACCAAATGGAGATGGTCAAGAGAGGCATCGTGGAGCAGTGCTGTCACAAGCCCTGCAACATCTTCGACCTGCAGAGCTACTGCAACTGatgcctgtggcactgctcagtcTGACCCCCCCGACCTGCTCCAGCGCTCAGAAAATATATCCCTGTCTCAAAACTCTGCTTTAATAAGTGCATTGATGAAATGGCCtagacatgttttatttttcctagAAAATAAAGTTCTATGAAATGACCAAGAACTGTAAGTTTTACCTTTTGTAAATAAAGTGTAAATTGTGGCTCAAATGTGAGGTTTAAATTTTGTAAATATGACCTGCGTAATTAGTTGGCTACTATTTATTGATTGGGGGTTCTACATTTCTTAGATCCGGTTTctaaataatgtttattatttattataatttttacatGACAGTTTTCCCACTTCGTTTCTATAAAAACTTTAAAAGTTCATACCTATTCAACAGTGGTATTAACCAGCGATTGAAAGAGTTAGCAAGTTATTGAGAGTGGCACTAGACCGACTCGTCAGACTTCCAGAAGTTATGCAAGCATGCAAACATTTTGATTGGCATTATAACAGCAAGGCAAACCCCACACTATAATATTTTTGGGGAATGAACACGTAATTAATTATTAATCGCGAATCggtttgttttcaaaattgATTTTTCGACTTTCTTTCAGGGCTGCGCTTCTCAAAGAGGACACTTGAGGTCACTGTTCCCTTTATTGTTGTGGATGTCGTGTCtctttaaatggggaatatgtaTAATATCTTTACTGTACTTCTAGCATAAAACcaagaaaaatgacaaatatacatctgcagttaatgttttaagttaatgtttcaattaATATTTTCCTAAATTAATCCGAATGACTGACATTACCCATATAAACTTACTAGCcggtccgtctatcagtttATTGACTTATAAACTCCTTACTCTCTTAAGACACTCACCGTAGGCTTCCCACACGAAACCACCCTGGACCAGCCCGTACTATAACGATCTCGTCCGATAAGGGAGGAGGAGACGTCGTACgacaggattctacacagtgcccctgtAAAGTAGAATTTCACTACTTAACTAGATTTTAGACAGTTTTATCACCCCTCGTCACAAAATAGCCTAGGGACAAAATAGAAACTGTAATCCACGGGTCAGTGTTCTTCCAACTTCAGTTAACATTTGCGATGgtagctaaatatattttgacgTAATTGTGGGAACGTAGCCTATAtattaaaacacaaaatcaTAGGGATGAATCTAAACTCCAACTCCAAATTCATTTTGATGTTACTTAACTGGGCTATGAATGGTTCCTCTGCTCTCTTGGGCTTTCCACCCTAGCTAACAGCACCGTCAAAGCTGTCTTAGCAACCAATgttggaaccagcttccagttCAAACTAGGATTTTCCGAAAACTTTAACGCGGTACCTTTTTAAACGGTTATCTATCAGTTTGGTCCGTATTAGACGAGTTTGTGGTTGAcgacatttttcattttcatttgttgtaaAACAGTAAACTTAATATTTAAGACAACGatggcaaatcatttaaataggATATAATCAACAATTTGATTAAAGCAAACTTAAACTGACAGCCGCAAAGTAACGTTTTGCATTGTCATTGAGATGTGAGTGTTCATCTTGAAGTAGATAAAAGCACAACAAAGCTGTTGACAGAATGGGCGTGACGGTAACACACCTGAGATCGTGACCATAGATATTGCGCGCACCCCATGCGTGAATAACCTGTCTGATCGGTTGGTTTCATCgtaaaattgtgtttttgcaTTGGACTAAGCAACCACCCATACGTTGTGAACAGAAAACGATCACATACCAACCAattgttttacagatatatTGTTTCATCTCCTTTCGACATTTGTTGGAGTCCTAATCAACACAATGCAAGATATTAATTTACCAGAGGATTCATGCCGAAACGGTAAGATTATAGACTCATTTATCATTTTTGTCTAGcctatattttctttttaaatcctGGCCTAGGTTATGAATAATATGTATAAAGTGCTTCGGTAGCCTTATATGCATGAAGGGCATAGACAAGAGGCAATAATTTACAGGTGTAGCCTACTTGTACTAACCAGTATGAAAAACATACTGTCCAGGACAGCTTTTCCCCATTTTCTTAAATCTGTGTATTTTTCTACGCGTATTTTTGTACTCTTTTTCTGCTGATGTCTGTTATAAGAACACCGTTGTGTCAGAACAAACATTTGACTGTATCGTGCTTTTGATTGAAATGTGAGACCATTAACTCAATGACAGGAACTGTCAGACCCACGAGCACGAAGAGGCACtctgcatattttctaaaatgtttgtccAAATGAAATCTATTGAAtctataaatatttgtaaataggctagtgttaaataaaaaaaaaaaacatgaatacactAATCATGACCAAGAAATTACCAAGGAGTTAGTAATTACGCAGTGATACACTTTATAAAGCTATAATTCTAAAATATTTCTCACTGTGCCTTTTCTTACAGGTTCCATAATTAGGCTGCTGTGTCCCTCGCAGACTGCCGTGTGTGTAGTACACGGGAAAACGGGCCTTGTCAACGCCTCTTTCACTGACAGCTACAATGTCTCTGAGACGGGGCTATCAGCCGGCGGTGACAAATGGAGCAGCTATAACTTCTGGATCGGTTTGACCCTGGCAGTGATGTCGGCCTTCCTGATTGGAGGGAGTGTAATGCTGAAGAAGAAGGCCCTGCTTCGTCTTGCCTGTAACGGACACCAAAGGGCAGGTCAGTGGGCCTATGGTAGAGTCGAGTTTTGATGGGTATCATATCAAATGACTGTAATTTCTCTGATATTGAAGTAGGATATTTCCGATATCCATATCAAAGGGAAATATCAAAGGAAATCGACGAGTGCATCCATCCATTGTTTAAAGCTCCTTGTTGAACCTGGAACATTGTCATGAACCTTAAATGAAGCAATAAACGGTTTGATGAGACATTCTCTTAGTTTTATAACAAACTACACTGGTATCAGGATTTCCTGAGGGCAACTTTATTGCCTTCACAGGATGGAGGAAACCTAAGTGATGTTTCATGTCAAGCAATCACTCAACTTTATTTGTTATCGGTCAATTGTATTGATTTCTTTGTTATCTTTTCTAATGAGGGCcctttctgctgtgttttctgttgttttttgttgttgttgtttcaggaGATGGTGGTCATGGATATTTAAAGGACTGGCTATGGTGGGGGGGCCTTCTGACCAGTGAGTTCGTTTTTTCCAGTCTGTCTATGATATTCCTCaccatgtctctcctcttcctatAGATCAAATGgaactgtactgtatatcagaATGTGATCCCTATAGATCAAATAGAGCTGTACTGTATATCAGAATGTGATCCCTATAGATCAAATGgaactgtactgtatattagaaTGTGATCTCTAAAGATGAAAAAGAactatactgtatatcagaATGTGATCTCTAAAGATCAAATGGAACTGTACTTTATATCAGAATGTGATCTCTAAAGATCAAATGTATCTATACGGTATATCAGAATGTGATCTCTAAAGATCACATTTTCTCTATGTTTTGTCGTTGACAGTTCTGGCCTTACTTTAATagtcttcctccctctcttggCACATATCAACATTAATCTCTGTAGCACTCAAGACATTTTGCTAAACTCCAAAATGAATATTTAAGAACAGTTCCCCCAACCATGAATGCATTTCTTTTAAGTATTAAGGGAACAGGGCTAAGGTTGAAACTGTG
This genomic window from Esox lucius isolate fEsoLuc1 chromosome 7, fEsoLuc1.pri, whole genome shotgun sequence contains:
- the LOC105025960 gene encoding insulin, giving the protein MASWLQATSLLVLLSLSPGANSAAAQHLCGSHLVDALYLVCGEKGFFYNPKRDVDSLIGFLSPKSAQENEVAENPFKDQMEMVKRGIVEQCCHKPCNIFDLQSYCN